One window of Cellulomonas shaoxiangyii genomic DNA carries:
- a CDS encoding beta-ketoacyl synthase N-terminal-like domain-containing protein, which produces MTGVVVTGTGALSHAGTSVAGLWAGMVAGDPAPAPVTDPHVDVPALLYGVAGVPTARRRTAQLLVRAADEALAAAGGRAALPTPRRVGVVLGTAMGETGAHERRREGRPDAADPGDLVYGVAAALAEHVAARGPVVSVSNACAASAYAVVEAVDALAAGEVDAVLACGAESFSRVALGCFLRMGAVDATGCRPFARERAGTVFGEGAAVLVLERAEDAAARGATPLARVLGHARSCDADHPTAPAADGAQARRALVAALAAAGTNAASVAAVVPHGTGTAHNDLVESRMLADVLGARVRDVPLYSLKALLGHTGGAAGALATVAAVEILRRGAVPGNVPVGELDPDCPVHLPVGAPTPLGPGVAVVNAYAFGGNNVSLVLAGAA; this is translated from the coding sequence ATGACCGGCGTCGTCGTCACGGGCACCGGTGCGCTGAGCCACGCCGGCACCTCGGTGGCCGGCCTGTGGGCCGGGATGGTCGCGGGTGATCCCGCGCCGGCACCGGTGACGGACCCGCACGTGGACGTGCCGGCGCTGCTGTACGGCGTGGCGGGCGTGCCGACGGCGCGGCGCCGCACCGCCCAGCTGCTGGTCCGGGCGGCCGACGAGGCGCTCGCCGCGGCGGGCGGCCGGGCCGCGCTGCCGACGCCGCGCCGGGTGGGCGTGGTGCTGGGCACGGCGATGGGCGAGACGGGTGCGCACGAGCGGCGCCGCGAGGGCAGACCCGACGCGGCCGACCCCGGCGACCTCGTGTACGGGGTGGCCGCGGCCCTCGCCGAGCACGTGGCCGCCCGCGGTCCCGTGGTGAGCGTGAGCAACGCGTGCGCCGCGAGCGCGTACGCCGTCGTGGAGGCCGTCGACGCGCTCGCCGCGGGCGAGGTCGACGCGGTCCTGGCGTGCGGCGCCGAGTCGTTCTCCCGGGTCGCGCTCGGCTGCTTCCTGCGCATGGGCGCGGTCGACGCCACGGGGTGCCGGCCGTTCGCCCGCGAGCGCGCCGGCACCGTCTTCGGCGAGGGCGCCGCCGTCCTCGTGCTCGAGCGCGCCGAGGACGCGGCCGCACGCGGGGCGACCCCGCTGGCCCGCGTGCTCGGCCACGCGCGCAGCTGCGACGCCGACCACCCGACGGCACCCGCCGCGGACGGCGCCCAGGCCCGGCGCGCCCTGGTGGCGGCGCTCGCCGCGGCGGGCACGAACGCCGCGTCGGTCGCGGCCGTCGTCCCGCACGGCACGGGCACCGCGCACAACGACCTCGTCGAGAGCCGGATGCTGGCCGACGTCCTGGGGGCGCGCGTCCGCGACGTGCCCCTGTACTCCCTCAAGGCCCTGCTCGGGCACACCGGCGGCGCGGCCGGGGCGCTCGCGACCGTCGCCGCCGTCGAGATCCTGCGCCGCGGGGCCGTGCCCGGCAACGTGCCCGTCGGCGAGCTCGACCCCGACTGCCCGGTGCACCTGCCCGTCGGCGCGCCGACGCCGCTCGGCCCGGGCGTCGCGGTGGTCAACGCGTACGCGTTCGGCGGCAACAACGTCAGCCTCGTCCTGGCGGGTGCGGCATGA
- a CDS encoding beta-ketoacyl synthase N-terminal-like domain-containing protein: MTAATAHATGRAPEAAPGAAPPAVTGVLAGTGATCSVGHGVEASFAALLDGRDGLAPLRGLDARRYGAGHAYEVDDRPDGRDVPGRAGALLVAAVREAADAAGLGTLAGVPVLVGTGLRELRSLELSWLRRADGPDPDRVPAPFGPDDLHFGPALRALGADDVHTFSNACSASLYAAGLALDLLALGHPAVVVGGVDVLTSSMFGLLDRVHLDPPERLRPFDAARKGVLMGEGAAAVVLTRGPAPGAAARDAAAGASRATLLRAVALGCDAFHATAPDPDGVERTIRAAHAAAGVGPRDVDVVYAHGTGTLLNDEAEAVALSRVFGADAPVTAAVKGATGHTSGGSGLFSLVMAERTLATGLVPGVRGLREPTPAAAGLRLPTGTVRIGRSRIAQVDAFGFGGLNAVAVLERTGTDAPREPA, from the coding sequence GTGACGGCGGCCACCGCGCACGCGACGGGCCGCGCGCCGGAGGCGGCGCCGGGCGCGGCGCCGCCGGCGGTCACCGGCGTGCTGGCCGGGACGGGGGCGACGTGCAGCGTCGGGCACGGGGTCGAGGCGTCGTTCGCGGCGCTGCTCGACGGGCGCGACGGGCTGGCCCCGCTGCGGGGGCTGGACGCGCGCCGCTACGGCGCCGGCCACGCGTACGAGGTCGACGACCGGCCCGACGGCCGTGACGTGCCCGGCCGCGCGGGCGCGCTGCTCGTCGCCGCGGTGCGCGAGGCGGCCGACGCGGCGGGCCTCGGCACGCTCGCGGGCGTGCCCGTGCTGGTCGGCACAGGGCTGCGCGAGCTGCGCTCGCTGGAGCTGTCCTGGCTGCGACGGGCGGACGGCCCGGACCCGGACCGCGTGCCGGCACCGTTCGGGCCCGACGACCTGCACTTCGGCCCCGCGCTGCGTGCCCTGGGCGCCGATGACGTCCACACGTTCTCCAACGCCTGCTCGGCCTCCCTGTACGCGGCGGGCCTGGCGCTCGACCTGCTGGCGCTCGGGCACCCGGCCGTCGTGGTGGGCGGTGTGGACGTGCTGACGTCGAGCATGTTCGGCCTGCTCGACCGCGTGCACCTCGACCCGCCCGAGCGGCTGCGCCCGTTCGACGCCGCGCGCAAGGGCGTCCTCATGGGCGAGGGAGCGGCGGCCGTCGTGCTGACCCGCGGACCGGCGCCGGGCGCGGCGGCGCGCGACGCCGCGGCGGGTGCGTCCCGCGCGACCCTGCTGCGTGCGGTCGCGCTCGGCTGCGACGCCTTCCACGCGACCGCGCCCGACCCCGACGGGGTCGAGCGCACCATCCGCGCCGCCCACGCCGCCGCGGGGGTGGGCCCGCGCGACGTGGACGTCGTCTACGCGCACGGCACCGGCACGCTGCTCAACGACGAGGCGGAGGCCGTGGCGCTGAGCCGCGTGTTCGGCGCCGACGCGCCCGTCACGGCCGCCGTCAAGGGCGCGACGGGCCACACCTCCGGCGGCTCGGGCCTGTTCAGCCTCGTGATGGCCGAGCGGACGCTCGCGACCGGCCTCGTGCCGGGGGTCCGCGGCCTGCGCGAGCCGACGCCCGCCGCGGCCGGACTGCGGCTGCCCACGGGCACCGTGCGGATCGGCCGCAGCCGCATCGCCCAGGTCGACGCGTTCGGCTTCGGCGGGCTCAACGCCGTCGCCGTCCTCGAGCGGACGGGCACCGACGCACCCCGGGAGCCGGCATGA
- a CDS encoding beta-ketoacyl synthase N-terminal-like domain-containing protein has translation MTTLDTPTVAAGGAPGSTPDGTDVGGPGPAPLALVRLPDAPAAVLAAAALLPGQGVRTPADLLAAGARTPWHFDAQEHLGRKGVRYKDRATLLALAASAAVLDGVPAPADATRTAVVVASCYGNVGTVCDVAEAIERDGTGAISPMDLPNASSNVVAAAVAIRFAVTGVCLSVCNGHTAGWDALLWAGRLLAAARADRVLVVGVETPSPAERHVRGAGAAPLVDGAGAVLLARADGAGAVPGPAGALTPRPLPPLLPGLEPAGVGGVLDLAVGAVAAARDGAAVRLASAPPTAAARTGGSPEAWTVHEGRP, from the coding sequence ATGACGACCCTCGACACCCCGACCGTCGCCGCCGGCGGCGCACCGGGCAGCACGCCGGACGGCACCGACGTCGGCGGTCCGGGCCCGGCGCCCCTCGCGCTCGTCCGGCTGCCGGACGCCCCGGCCGCCGTCCTCGCCGCCGCCGCGCTGCTGCCCGGCCAGGGCGTCCGCACGCCCGCCGACCTGCTCGCGGCCGGCGCGCGCACGCCGTGGCACTTCGACGCGCAGGAGCACCTGGGCCGCAAGGGCGTGCGCTACAAGGACCGCGCGACGCTGCTCGCGCTCGCCGCGTCCGCCGCGGTCCTCGACGGCGTGCCGGCGCCGGCCGACGCGACCCGCACGGCCGTGGTCGTCGCCAGCTGCTACGGCAACGTCGGCACGGTCTGCGACGTCGCGGAGGCGATCGAGCGCGACGGCACGGGCGCGATCAGCCCCATGGACCTGCCCAACGCGAGCAGCAACGTGGTCGCGGCGGCGGTCGCGATCCGGTTCGCCGTGACGGGCGTGTGCCTGTCCGTGTGCAACGGGCACACCGCCGGCTGGGACGCGCTGCTGTGGGCGGGCCGGCTGCTGGCGGCCGCGCGCGCGGACCGCGTGCTCGTCGTGGGCGTCGAGACGCCGTCCCCCGCCGAGCGGCACGTGCGCGGCGCGGGCGCCGCCCCGCTCGTCGACGGCGCCGGCGCTGTGCTGCTCGCGCGTGCGGACGGTGCCGGTGCGGTCCCGGGCCCGGCCGGGGCCCTCACCCCGCGCCCGCTGCCGCCGCTGCTGCCCGGCCTGGAGCCCGCGGGGGTCGGCGGGGTGCTCGACCTCGCGGTCGGCGCCGTCGCGGCCGCCCGGGACGGTGCCGCGGTGCGGCTCGCGTCGGCGCCGCCCACCGCGGCTGCCCGGACCGGCGGGTCACCCGAGGCCTGGACCGTGCACGAGGGCCGGCCGTGA
- a CDS encoding alpha/beta fold hydrolase, which produces MTAAPGGGTRRVVLLHGLAGGPATWAPVAQRVGVHPAAGAPPVVAPALPWHSGADPSWAWDATDPGRVLDTLLADGDVVVAHSFAAVLLLARLCGDLPVRPAGVVLVSPFYRPDARDFRWSTLAHYLDDFHLLLAQGVRAVASRAIADDLLADMAVAVRDRVGAHGWVRFFTAYLGTPSLDVAALDVPLLVVHGQDDDVALPADGAALADRVPGARLVPVAGAGHFPMLTAPDAVADAVAALAARAWAPTPQEVLP; this is translated from the coding sequence GTGACCGCCGCGCCCGGGGGCGGCACCCGACGGGTCGTGCTGCTGCACGGCCTGGCCGGCGGGCCGGCGACGTGGGCACCCGTCGCCCAGCGCGTCGGGGTCCACCCGGCCGCGGGTGCACCGCCCGTCGTCGCGCCGGCGCTGCCCTGGCACAGCGGCGCCGACCCGTCGTGGGCGTGGGACGCCACCGACCCCGGGCGCGTGCTCGACACCCTGCTCGCGGACGGCGACGTCGTCGTCGCGCACTCGTTCGCCGCGGTCCTGCTGCTGGCCCGGCTGTGCGGGGACCTGCCGGTGCGGCCCGCGGGCGTCGTGCTCGTCTCGCCGTTCTACCGGCCCGACGCGCGGGACTTCCGCTGGTCGACGCTCGCGCACTACCTCGACGACTTCCACCTGCTGCTCGCCCAGGGCGTGCGCGCGGTCGCGAGCCGTGCCATCGCGGACGACCTGCTCGCCGACATGGCGGTCGCCGTGCGGGACCGCGTGGGAGCGCACGGGTGGGTCCGCTTCTTCACCGCGTACCTGGGCACGCCCTCGCTCGACGTCGCCGCCCTCGACGTGCCGCTGCTCGTGGTGCACGGGCAGGACGACGACGTCGCGCTGCCCGCCGACGGTGCCGCGCTGGCCGACCGCGTGCCCGGCGCGCGGCTCGTGCCCGTGGCCGGCGCCGGCCACTTCCCCATGCTCACCGCCCCCGACGCCGTCGCCGACGCCGTCGCCGCCCTCGCCGCGCGTGCGTGGGCGCCCACCCCTCAGGAGGTCCTGCCATGA
- a CDS encoding acyl carrier protein, producing MAELTTDVEEQIKEIVCEILEIEPDEVTRTSSFKEDHDADSLRSIEILASLERTFRITIDQAELARMGNLEGVYAVVDEGLAARRA from the coding sequence GTGGCCGAGCTGACGACGGATGTCGAGGAGCAGATCAAGGAGATCGTCTGCGAGATCCTGGAGATCGAGCCCGACGAGGTCACGCGGACGAGCTCCTTCAAGGAGGACCACGACGCGGACTCGCTGCGCTCGATCGAGATCCTCGCGAGCCTCGAGCGGACGTTCCGCATCACGATCGACCAGGCCGAGCTGGCCCGCATGGGCAACCTCGAGGGCGTGTACGCGGTCGTCGACGAGGGCCTCGCGGCCCGACGGGCCTGA
- a CDS encoding beta-ketoacyl-[acyl-carrier-protein] synthase family protein: MAARRRSDDERVVVTGIGCVSAMGRGVDALLAGLREGRDCARPVTAFDTTGFAHAQGCEVPEGALHTPAGTGLGRAAAFAVDATLLALQDAGLEASALRSVPVAVAVGTTDGESRDLDDIVGLEVAGATGDGSAVLARRVQPLRLSAAVARHLELERAEVLTLQTACAAGNYAIGYGYDAIVSGDVEIALTGGADALCRKTFTGFYRLGTIAPDVCRPFDADREGILTGEGGAVLVLETLASARARGARPYAEVLGYGLACDAAHPVAPDVAGVARTIRTALDRAGLEPADVDLVSAHGTGTRANDVTEVGALREVYGDALPRTVSIKSMLGHAMGAASALGAASSALALRHQFVPPTINHRTTDPACAVDCQPNVSAPAALDVVQNHGLAFGGNNSVVLFARVDRGTAA; the protein is encoded by the coding sequence GTGGCGGCGCGGCGCAGGAGCGACGACGAGCGCGTCGTCGTCACGGGCATCGGGTGCGTGTCGGCCATGGGCCGGGGCGTCGACGCGCTGCTCGCGGGGCTGCGGGAGGGCCGTGACTGCGCCCGCCCGGTGACGGCGTTCGACACCACGGGGTTCGCGCACGCCCAGGGCTGCGAGGTGCCCGAGGGCGCGCTGCACACCCCCGCCGGCACGGGCCTGGGCCGGGCGGCCGCCTTCGCCGTGGACGCCACCCTCCTCGCCCTGCAGGACGCGGGCCTCGAGGCGTCCGCGCTGCGGTCCGTGCCCGTCGCGGTCGCGGTCGGCACCACCGACGGCGAGTCCCGCGACCTCGACGACATCGTCGGCCTCGAGGTGGCGGGCGCCACCGGCGACGGGTCGGCGGTGCTCGCGCGCCGCGTGCAGCCGCTGCGCCTGTCGGCCGCCGTGGCCCGCCACCTCGAGCTCGAGCGGGCCGAGGTGCTCACGCTCCAGACGGCGTGCGCGGCGGGCAACTACGCCATCGGCTACGGGTACGACGCGATCGTGTCCGGCGACGTCGAGATCGCCCTCACCGGCGGCGCCGACGCGCTCTGCCGCAAGACGTTCACCGGCTTCTACCGCCTCGGCACCATCGCGCCCGACGTGTGCCGGCCGTTCGACGCCGACCGCGAGGGCATCCTCACGGGCGAGGGCGGCGCCGTGCTCGTGCTCGAGACGCTCGCGTCGGCGCGCGCCCGCGGCGCCCGCCCGTACGCCGAGGTGCTCGGGTACGGGCTCGCGTGCGACGCCGCACATCCCGTCGCGCCCGACGTGGCGGGCGTCGCCCGGACCATCCGCACCGCCCTCGACCGCGCCGGGCTGGAGCCCGCCGACGTCGACCTGGTCTCGGCGCACGGCACCGGCACGCGCGCCAACGACGTCACGGAGGTCGGCGCGCTGCGCGAGGTGTACGGCGACGCGCTGCCCCGCACGGTGTCGATCAAGTCGATGCTCGGGCACGCGATGGGCGCGGCGAGCGCCCTCGGCGCCGCGTCGAGCGCGCTGGCGCTGCGCCACCAGTTCGTGCCGCCGACCATCAACCACCGCACGACCGACCCGGCGTGCGCGGTCGACTGCCAGCCCAACGTCAGCGCCCCCGCCGCGCTCGACGTCGTGCAGAACCACGGCCTCGCGTTCGGCGGCAACAACTCCGTCGTGCTGTTCGCGCGCGTCGACCGCGGGACCGCCGCGTGA